CAAAGCGTGTGTCGAGATGAATAAGACCACCCATCAAATGGCCGAAGGAGGAAATGAGCAGGCAGGGTCTGCCGAAGAGATATCTGCCTCGATCGAAGAGATGGTAGCCAATTTTGATCAAAGTAGTAAAAACGCGATAGATACCGAAAAAATAGCCAGTGCAGGAGCAGAACGAATCAAGGAGGGCAATGAGTCAGTAAAGAAAACAGTCGCATCGATGCAAATCATCGCGGATAAGATATCGATCATAGACGAAATCTCACGTCAGACCAATCTACTGGCTCTCAATGCAGCAGTAGAAGCAGCAAGAGCTGGAGAGCACGGCAAGGGGTTTGCAGTGGTAGCCGCTGAGATTAGACGCTTGGCAGAGAGAAGTCAGATTGCTGCCAATGAGATCGATCATGTGTCATCGTCGAGTGTACATACGGCGACCGAATCTGGCCAAATGCTCGAGCAAGTAGTGCCACAGATAGAGAATACTGCACGTTTGGTAAGGGAGATAGCCAACAGTACCCAAGAACAAAACAACGGGGCTGAGCAGATCAACCATGCCGTACACAATCTCAACCAAGTAGCACAGCAAAACGCATCAGGGTTGAGTGAGTTGGCAAGCAATGCCTCTGAGCTCATCCAGTTGTCTGACAAGATCACTGAAGTCTTGTCCTACTTCAATGTTAGTGAAAAGGACATAGAAGGGACTATGGAACTGAAGTCTGTGACCCAAAGAGAGGGAGGAAAGAAGGCCAGCAAGATCACTCTAGCTACTTCTCAAAAGGAAACCAAAGTAGCTGACGTACAAAAGACTAAGGTGGAGAAGAAACTCGCTCCCGTCTCTGTCATGAAGGAGGTCAAAACCATAGCCAAGGACAAGCCCGCGTCACCACCCAAAAAGAAGATAATCTCTGGGATAGACTTGGACCTAGGTCGACCGATGGATGCATCCGACTCAGATTTTGAAAGCTATTGATATGAGCAGAACTCCAACTACCCAAACTATACTGCCAGTACAATCGGCACGCAAGACATTGAATGCCCATGAGTACCAGCAATTGAGTGAGTTCATCACGGCAAACTATGGTATTCGGTTGCCTGAACATAAGAAGGTCATGGTTGAGGGCCGTTTGCAGAAGCGACTCAAAGAACTGAATCTCGAGAGTTTTGCGGCATACATCGATCTGGTACTCGGAGAGGAGGAGACGAGTGAAGTGATTGAAATGATCAATGCCGTATCGACCAACAAGACGGACTTCTTTAGAGAACCAGCACATTTTGATTTTATGAATCAAGTCGTGCTGCCCAAATTGATCCAGTCGAGTGGAAGAAATGAATTGAAAATATGGAGCTCGGCCGCCTCGACGGGCGAAGAAATTTATACCATCGCGATGGTCGTGGAGGAGTACATGCGCAACAAGTCTGTGTCGGCGGACTACTCCGTCATGGGTACCGATATATCGGTGGAGGCCTTGCATCATGCCGTCAATGCCGTCTACCATACCAATCGCCTGGTCAATATCTCGCATGTGATGAAACAGCGATACTTCCTCAAGAGCAAGGATCCGCTCAAGCCTTTGGCACGGATCAAGCCAGAACTCAGAGCCAAAACTGCCTTTGGCCGCCTCAATCTCATGGATGAAGAGTATGATCTGCCTGACAGTTATGACATCATATTTTGTAGAAATGTACTGATATATTTCGATAGACCCAATCAGGAGAAGGTCATTGCACGATTGATTCGCAAACTCAAACCAGGAGGCTACCTCTTTGTAGGCCACTCGGAGTCCTTATTCGATAGAGGGGCCAATATCAAATTGATTAAACCGACAATATACCAAAAAGCACTATGAGTAATCTATCTGACACACAGCTACTAGAAGAGTTGCAGCAGCGATTTGTCGAGAAGAATCGCTTGCTAGCAGAGCAGAAGCAATTCACGACCGACCTCAAAACCGTCAACAAGAAATTGCTGCAATCTGAAATGATGAAGACTCAGTTTCTGTCCAATATCAAAAACGAAATCAACAACCCTATGACTTCCATCATGGGCTTGCTCAAAATCAATATGTCTACGGCAACAACTGTCGAAGATCGGATGAGAAACATTCAGTATATCTACAAGGAGGCTTCCGCCCTCAATTTTCAACTGCAAAACTTGTTTATGGCAGCCGAACTAGAGGCGGGTGAGGCACAACTTGAATTGAGCCAGTTTTCTTGTGCAGAACTGATCGGTGAGGCTGTCAATTTGGTACAGAGTCAAGACCAAGCGAATCGCGTTGCCTGCGTGGTGAGTGTGGATGCCGAGGAGAAAATGTTGTCTGATAGACACAAGTTGTTGATCATCCTGTCCAACATCATTTCCAATGCCTTCAAGTTCAATAGGGATGCTGAGGCGAGTGTAGAGATTGAGCTTTCACATCTGGATGATCAGTTGTTGTTTTCGATTAGAGATACTGGAGTGGGCATCTCTCGTGAAAATAAAGCTCAGATCTATGACCGCTTCAATCAGCTGGAAGTAGGCACGACCAAGAGCTATGGTGGTCATGGTTTAGGATTGTCCATTGTTCATTCGTTGGTCGATTTGCTCAAAGGCAGCATGGAGATTCAATCCACAGTGGGGGTAGGGACCACAGTAGAGGTCAGTTTGCCATTGGAATTGGATGTAGAAAACCAGGTTTTGTTTGCAGACGATGTGTTTGAGTTGTTTGTAGATGGGGACCAAAGCGATCAAGTTTTTTGAGTTCAATCGTCAAGATAGCGTCTCATTTTTTGTACCCCTCGACGTTGTTTGTAGGTGCTAGTGCCACAGAGGTAGTGACGGTGTTGGGCTCTTGTGTGTCCGTGTGTCTGTATGACAAAGTCAAAAAAATAGGAGGGATCAACCATTATATGCTTCCGTTTTGGAACGGGCAGGGGTTGGCTTCTGCCAAATTTGGCAACATTGCCATTGAAAAATTAATCAAAGACATGCTCCGCCGCAACTGCAAGAAAGAGGATCTGATAGCCAAAGTATTTGGAGGAGCCAATCAGGTGGACTTCACGGCACGGATAGGGGATCGAAATACAGAGATTGCCAAAGAACTACTCAAGGAGCACGGGATACGGATTGCCGCACAAAACACAGGAGGACAAGTCGGTCGTAAATTGATATTTGATACGTATACGGGTGAGGTCCGGATGAAATTCGTGGGAAAGAAAAAGGAGGCCAATCATGAGTGATCCTATCAAAATCCTGATCATTGACGATTCGAGATCAGTACAGAAGATGTTGTATTATATCTTCTCTCGGAGTGCATCTTTACGGATTGTAGGGGCGGCTTATGATGCCTATGAGGCGGTGGATATCATGCGAAAGGTCAAGCCAGACGTTATCATTTTGGATGTGCAGATGCCCAAAATGGACGGGTTGACTTTTTTGAAAAAATTGATGGACCAACACCCTATACCAGTGATTGTGTTTTCGTCACTCATTACACAAAATCCAAAAATAGGAATGCGTGCTTTAGAGTATGGAGCCGTAGAGGTGGTGGACAAACCAGTGATTGATTTTGCCAATCTTTCGGCTTCTGTTGAGGACGAAAAACTGGTGGGATTGGTGCGGGCGATAGGCCAGACTCGTGGACCAGGTCATCAGATTCTATTTGATAGACATGGAGGGAGGGTGACGCCTCTACCTATGGAGGTAGAGACTACGGTAGATCGGGTGGTAGCGATTGGTGCTTCGGCCGGAGGGACCCAGGCGATCAAACATCTACTGATGCAGTTGCCTACCAACTTCCCGCCAGTCGTAGTGGTACAGCATATGCCGGTGGAGTTTACAGGGCCTTTTGCCAGTTATTTGAATGAGGTGTGTGCAGTCAATGTCTATGAAGCGCAGGGAGGAGAAAGGTTGTTGCCGGGGACAGTGTATGTCGCTCCTGGAGATCGACACCTGACCGTGCACGAGCATCAGGGGGCGTATCGTGTGCGTCTCAAAAGTGGTGAAGCAGTGTCAGGACATAAACCCTCGGTGGACGTATTGTTTCGTTCGATGGCAGAGCAAGTTGGAGCAAAGGGGATCGGGGTGATTTTGACAGGCATGGGACGAGATGGAGCGAGTGGATTACTGGCATTGAAAGAAGCCAATGGCATGACGATAGCGCAAGATGAGCAGAGTTGCGTCGTCTTTGGTATGCCCAAAGAGGCGATCAAACTCAATGCCGTAGATCAAGTGTGTGCCCTCGATCAGATTCCAAGTGTATTGAACCAATGGGTGATAAAAAAGAAAGGATAGGTAAATTGAAACGCAATGAAAACGATGTATGGATTGAATGAAAAGGAGCAGAAATTGGCTCAAAGATTAATAGAAGACGGCTTGAATAGCGCTTCTACTACGTTGAGCAGTCTGCTCAAAAGTCCGATCTCGATTACCAAGATAGATTTTGGTAATGACGCAATGGATAGTGTAAAGGAGTCTCTTGAAGAGAATAAAATCGGAGGGTATCACATCTTGCGTACTGAGTTGATCGGCGAACTCCAAGGAGTGTGTCATTTGATTTTTAGTGCTGCGGAAATTGAAGCGATCAATCAGATCAGTGTGCCGGCATCTTTGTTGGAGTCCTCTGCGGCAGAAGCTAAGTTGCTGAGTGAAGGGTTCCTGACTGAATTGGACAATATCGTCTCAGCTTCTGTCATTACTGAGTTGTCCAATGGTCTCGATATGGATATATTCGGTCATGTGCCTAGTTTGCATATCATGGATGCTACCGAGCTGCAGTCGTATTTGGTAGCGGATGCGTCTCAGTTCAACAACGTGGTTCACTTCAAAGCCAACTTCAAGGGGGAGGAACTTAATGTTTGCCCTGAATTTACTTGGATGTTTCAAGATCAGTTTTTGACCAGAGTCAAAGAAGTTTCATTGGAAGTGGGTTGATTAGAGGGCTTAAAAACCCATGCCTAGACGGAAGCCGTGGGATCGAAACTTTCCTTCTTCAAAAGAGGTGAAGTAATCGAAGCGCATCAATTTGAAGATGTGCTCTAGCCCGATGCCCAGTTCTACATAGGTGTCCAAAGCATCCGTGTGTAAGAAATGAGCTGATGCTACGGTTTGCACCTTGGACTTACGAATCAGCGGTAGCTTGTTGATGATGAACCCGTTGAAATGATGACTGAAATGTGCCTCGGCCCAGTAGTCATTGGTGCTATAGTAGTAGTAGTCTAGGAGCTGGAAGTAGTCATCTTCAAACCGCGCCAAGATGGAAGCGTTGGTGTTGAAGTGTTGATAGTCCATGAATTCCATTTGTTTGTGACCTAGTATGTATTTGCCTGCTCCGAGGGTGTACTCACTGGTACCCCATAGTCCTAGAGCAAAGTCGTCATCGACCTCCAGTTTGATGCGATCATAGTCTACAACCGAACCCAGCCATGGGAGCCCTTTGGTGTAGTTGATCTTTACTTTTGGGTATTTGTTTTCTACGATGATTTTTTTGTTGGGCATGCTGATGTACTTCTGACCAAACCGGAGTTGTACCTCTAGGTCTACTATCAATGCTTCATGGGTTGGAAAACTGGTATCTGTATCGCTGATGTTTTTGGGTTGGTTGGAGGTGAACTCACGGGAGTTTTTGTAAAACAAGGAATAGTCACTTTCATTGTTTAGCTGTTTCCTCTGGGTGTAAATGGCGCTTGGTTTGACAAACAAACCATTGATGAGCTCATGAGTGTATTGACCATAGAAGAAGTTTTGCTCATACAGTTTTAGGTAGTTGCGCCTATTGAGTAGTGTTTCAAGTGAGTTGATCAGTGGTGATATGGGTTGACTTGGGTTGAACTGGGAGACAAAGTGCCCTCCGCCAAGATGGATGTCGGACATCTTCTTTGGATTGAGACTGTAGTCAAAATCCAATCTCCCATATAGATGTTGACTGGCTAGGCCGTAGCGCAGCTGCGGTGAGATGCGGTACTTCATGTTGTCTTCGTCGTTTTGTGTGTAGGTGGCTTTTAGGTTGAATACCACCCCCTCGACGGTATTGAACTGGAGTGTTTGTAGGATCGAAGGGATGCCTATATAAAACGCTTTGTAGCTATTTTGGTAGCGGTAGCCAGAGAGGAGTACATTGCCGAGCGTGAGCTTATTGCTGATCCTATCTACAGAGTCTCGGTAGTGTTTGGTGTTTTTAATTGCTGAGATGCTGTCTTTGGTAGCATAGTCTTGCCGCTCGATGGCAGTCAGAGGGACGGGACGTACCGTGGACCAATAGTCATCGCTACGCTTATTCGAGCCTTTTTCGATGGCTAGGATTTCATTTTTGAATGCGCGCTTGTTGATGCTGGTATCTCGAACCGCAGTGTACTGTGGTGCGGCAGAGGTTGGGGGTGTCGTAGCAGGCACGGTAGAGACAGGAGATATATAGTCCGGATTGAGTTCGACCTGATAGTCCGAATATACCGCAGCGAAGTAGCCAGATCCCTTAAACCCAAAGGTGTTGAGGTAGAACTCGAAATTTTGAGAAAGCATGACCCAAGTACTGTCAATGATTGGGGCGTGCACTTGATGAAACGTGAGCGTATCCAAGAACTCCAATTGGTGTTCTTTGGTCAAGGTAAGTTCAAAACTCGATATTCTCCACAAGTCTTCGATGATGTACAAATAACCTTGGAAAGTAGGGTCGGTTTTGCGACGTGGAATCACTTTGATCTTGTTGATCATGTAGTCTCCTTCTGTGATGATGCCCTCTAGTTTATATTCATAGAAAAAGAGAGCGTTTTTAGCAACGGGAGAGACGTATCCGCGTTCCGATATTCCCTCTATGGCCAATAAATTGTCGTAGATAGAGACCAAGGTTTGTGAAGCCTGGTTGAAGCTGAAAGCAGACTGATCCCCGCTGACCTTGGAAGAGATCATCTTTTCTTGTACCAAGTCAGGTTTGTGAAAACTCAGCTCGGAGACAGATTCGGAGAGATAAACGATGCCTGTATCGATAGGGATGTTGACTCCCAGTATTCGATCGGGTTTTTCGTCGAGACGTTGGAGTCCCTTCATGTAGACTTGACAATGAAAGGCATTGATTTCTTCTTGAAACTTCTTTTTGTGACGAATGGTTTGACGAATGATACTATAGGCTGGATCTTCATTTTGTGCATTGACAACTACCTCCTTGAGTTGCAAGGTTTCGGGTAGTAGGGTGATGTTGAGGAGGATGTCTTCTTGATTGACATGTACTTGCTTGCTTTCCTTTTTGTAGCCCACATACTGAAATACCAGCTCGTAAGATCCTGGTTCCACTTGTAGGGAGTAGCTTCCTTCGGTGTTCGTCGTGGTGCCGATCGAGGTGCCTGCGATGAACAGGGTGGCGTAGGGGAGTGGTTGCCCACTTTCGTTGGATACACGGCCTGTGATGGTTGCAGCATGAACCGTGGCTGTCAGGAGCATCAAGATGCTCAACGCAAAAGTCCAATGTGTTAGGATCGTTTTACTCAATGGTAGGTTGTATTATTTGGTGTGAAGGCCAATTTATGGAATTCACACCAAATAATGCATCAATGGAAAATTCTGGCGTATGATAGTCCAAAATAAAAGTTGTTTTGCTTGTTTTCGCGAATGAAATACATGTTTTGACGGAGGCTATATTTCATGTCAAATTTCAAGCGAGACTTATTGACAATGCGCAGATATTCTATCCCTGGTGTCCATTCAAAATCATGCTGAAATTTATCCGAAATATTGCCAAAAAAGTAATCATCATCAAAACGAATTCTCTGTAAGTTGAGACCTATCATGCCTGCTCGACTGTAGTGCTTGATTTCGAGGTAGTCCGTGTTCGAGCCAGGGCCTATGCCGCCAGCGATGATTTGTCCGTTTTGTGTATAACCTTGTTTGACTATACCATGCGTATACCAACTGTTGTTGACCCTCACAAACATGGTTTTAGACAAGCCCACAGAAGCATGCTCATAGGTGAATTTGAGGAGGG
The DNA window shown above is from Reichenbachiella sp. 5M10 and carries:
- a CDS encoding protein-glutamate O-methyltransferase CheR, yielding MSRTPTTQTILPVQSARKTLNAHEYQQLSEFITANYGIRLPEHKKVMVEGRLQKRLKELNLESFAAYIDLVLGEEETSEVIEMINAVSTNKTDFFREPAHFDFMNQVVLPKLIQSSGRNELKIWSSAASTGEEIYTIAMVVEEYMRNKSVSADYSVMGTDISVEALHHAVNAVYHTNRLVNISHVMKQRYFLKSKDPLKPLARIKPELRAKTAFGRLNLMDEEYDLPDSYDIIFCRNVLIYFDRPNQEKVIARLIRKLKPGGYLFVGHSESLFDRGANIKLIKPTIYQKAL
- a CDS encoding sensor histidine kinase KdpD, with protein sequence MSNLSDTQLLEELQQRFVEKNRLLAEQKQFTTDLKTVNKKLLQSEMMKTQFLSNIKNEINNPMTSIMGLLKINMSTATTVEDRMRNIQYIYKEASALNFQLQNLFMAAELEAGEAQLELSQFSCAELIGEAVNLVQSQDQANRVACVVSVDAEEKMLSDRHKLLIILSNIISNAFKFNRDAEASVEIELSHLDDQLLFSIRDTGVGISRENKAQIYDRFNQLEVGTTKSYGGHGLGLSIVHSLVDLLKGSMEIQSTVGVGTTVEVSLPLELDVENQVLFADDVFELFVDGDQSDQVF
- a CDS encoding chemotaxis protein CheD, producing the protein MSSIVKIASHFLYPSTLFVGASATEVVTVLGSCVSVCLYDKVKKIGGINHYMLPFWNGQGLASAKFGNIAIEKLIKDMLRRNCKKEDLIAKVFGGANQVDFTARIGDRNTEIAKELLKEHGIRIAAQNTGGQVGRKLIFDTYTGEVRMKFVGKKKEANHE
- a CDS encoding chemotaxis response regulator protein-glutamate methylesterase, with the translated sequence MSDPIKILIIDDSRSVQKMLYYIFSRSASLRIVGAAYDAYEAVDIMRKVKPDVIILDVQMPKMDGLTFLKKLMDQHPIPVIVFSSLITQNPKIGMRALEYGAVEVVDKPVIDFANLSASVEDEKLVGLVRAIGQTRGPGHQILFDRHGGRVTPLPMEVETTVDRVVAIGASAGGTQAIKHLLMQLPTNFPPVVVVQHMPVEFTGPFASYLNEVCAVNVYEAQGGERLLPGTVYVAPGDRHLTVHEHQGAYRVRLKSGEAVSGHKPSVDVLFRSMAEQVGAKGIGVILTGMGRDGASGLLALKEANGMTIAQDEQSCVVFGMPKEAIKLNAVDQVCALDQIPSVLNQWVIKKKG
- a CDS encoding DUF5686 and carboxypeptidase regulatory-like domain-containing protein, which encodes MSKTILTHWTFALSILMLLTATVHAATITGRVSNESGQPLPYATLFIAGTSIGTTTNTEGSYSLQVEPGSYELVFQYVGYKKESKQVHVNQEDILLNITLLPETLQLKEVVVNAQNEDPAYSIIRQTIRHKKKFQEEINAFHCQVYMKGLQRLDEKPDRILGVNIPIDTGIVYLSESVSELSFHKPDLVQEKMISSKVSGDQSAFSFNQASQTLVSIYDNLLAIEGISERGYVSPVAKNALFFYEYKLEGIITEGDYMINKIKVIPRRKTDPTFQGYLYIIEDLWRISSFELTLTKEHQLEFLDTLTFHQVHAPIIDSTWVMLSQNFEFYLNTFGFKGSGYFAAVYSDYQVELNPDYISPVSTVPATTPPTSAAPQYTAVRDTSINKRAFKNEILAIEKGSNKRSDDYWSTVRPVPLTAIERQDYATKDSISAIKNTKHYRDSVDRISNKLTLGNVLLSGYRYQNSYKAFYIGIPSILQTLQFNTVEGVVFNLKATYTQNDEDNMKYRISPQLRYGLASQHLYGRLDFDYSLNPKKMSDIHLGGGHFVSQFNPSQPISPLINSLETLLNRRNYLKLYEQNFFYGQYTHELINGLFVKPSAIYTQRKQLNNESDYSLFYKNSREFTSNQPKNISDTDTSFPTHEALIVDLEVQLRFGQKYISMPNKKIIVENKYPKVKINYTKGLPWLGSVVDYDRIKLEVDDDFALGLWGTSEYTLGAGKYILGHKQMEFMDYQHFNTNASILARFEDDYFQLLDYYYYSTNDYWAEAHFSHHFNGFIINKLPLIRKSKVQTVASAHFLHTDALDTYVELGIGLEHIFKLMRFDYFTSFEEGKFRSHGFRLGMGF